The Yoonia sp. SS1-5 genome contains a region encoding:
- a CDS encoding ATP-binding cassette domain-containing protein, with product MSDIILETKGLTKHYGGVHALEDANFVLQKGEHVAIMGDNGAGKSTFVRQVTGVEQRTRGTVVFDGAEVNFAGPLEAREAGIETVFQTLALADDLNVPDNLFLGREKTMWNWLGPFRRLDYKSMREDTLAGLVKTGVKIPNIKNTIANMSGGQRQCVAIARTATFASKLTIMDEPTAALGVQETAQVENIIRTLKEQGESLILVSHNMRQVFDLVDRIIVFRRGRIAANLHKSETNGEDVVSYITGAKTQPEYDVENA from the coding sequence ATGTCCGATATCATTTTGGAAACCAAAGGCCTGACCAAGCATTACGGCGGTGTTCACGCGCTGGAGGATGCCAATTTCGTCCTGCAAAAGGGCGAGCATGTGGCAATCATGGGTGACAATGGCGCTGGCAAATCAACCTTTGTGCGGCAGGTCACCGGCGTTGAACAACGCACCCGCGGCACCGTTGTCTTTGACGGTGCCGAGGTGAACTTTGCTGGCCCGCTTGAGGCCCGCGAGGCAGGTATTGAAACCGTGTTCCAGACCCTGGCGCTGGCCGACGATCTGAATGTCCCCGACAATCTGTTCTTGGGCCGCGAAAAGACGATGTGGAACTGGCTGGGGCCATTCCGCAGGCTCGACTACAAGTCAATGCGCGAGGACACGCTGGCCGGACTGGTCAAGACCGGTGTGAAAATCCCGAATATCAAGAACACCATCGCCAACATGTCCGGCGGACAACGGCAATGTGTGGCGATCGCGCGGACAGCAACCTTTGCGTCCAAACTGACCATTATGGATGAACCGACAGCCGCACTCGGGGTGCAGGAAACGGCACAGGTTGAGAATATCATCAGGACCCTCAAGGAACAGGGCGAAAGCCTGATCCTTGTCAGTCACAACATGCGGCAGGTTTTTGATCTGGTTGACCGGATCATCGTGTTCCGGCGCGGACGTATCGCGGCCAACCTGCACAAAAGCGAGACCAATGGCGAGGATGTCGTATCCTATATCACGGGTGCAAAAACGCAACCTGAATATGACGTGGAAAACGCCTGA
- a CDS encoding TIM barrel protein has translation MGPQFALNHMTVAKVSYVELLDIAASLGCVGVEVRNDLTQPLFDGMDPVDAGALARDKGLRLLNIAEIPRFNDWSADRADAALALMQTARAAGAEAIGLIPRNDNAGMNNGERQANLRVAVRELIPMLESHGLKGLIEPLGFESCALRHKQPAVDAISALDQAGTLQLVHDTFHHHLAGERDCFARYTGIVHVSGVVDPALSTPEMTDQDRILVNDADRLENLGQIRALLAAGYDGPISFEAFAPDVHAIADPVPALRASMDFIRNGLRANAA, from the coding sequence GTGGGACCGCAATTTGCGCTCAATCATATGACAGTGGCTAAGGTCAGCTACGTCGAACTGCTGGATATCGCCGCGTCACTTGGCTGCGTCGGTGTCGAGGTCAGAAATGATCTGACCCAGCCGCTGTTTGACGGAATGGACCCGGTCGATGCAGGTGCGCTGGCCCGTGACAAAGGGTTACGTCTGCTGAATATCGCGGAAATCCCGCGCTTTAACGACTGGTCTGCGGATCGCGCCGACGCAGCGCTTGCCTTGATGCAGACCGCGCGCGCCGCGGGCGCCGAAGCGATTGGGCTGATCCCCCGCAACGACAATGCAGGTATGAACAATGGCGAACGGCAGGCCAACCTGCGGGTTGCGGTGCGCGAGCTGATCCCGATGCTGGAAAGTCACGGGCTGAAGGGCCTGATCGAACCGCTTGGCTTCGAAAGCTGCGCTTTGCGCCACAAACAACCTGCCGTCGATGCAATCAGTGCGCTGGATCAGGCCGGCACCCTGCAGCTTGTGCATGATACATTTCACCACCACCTGGCCGGCGAACGTGACTGCTTTGCCCGCTACACTGGCATCGTCCATGTGTCCGGGGTCGTCGATCCGGCGCTCTCAACGCCGGAGATGACCGATCAAGACCGCATATTGGTCAATGACGCCGACAGGCTGGAGAACCTTGGTCAGATCCGGGCGTTGCTGGCAGCTGGCTATGACGGACCCATTTCATTCGAGGCGTTCGCGCCTGATGTGCATGCCATCGCAGACCCCGTGCCCGCGCTACGGGCCTCGATGGATTTCATACGCAATGGATTGAGGGCAAATGCTGCCTGA
- a CDS encoding ABC transporter substrate-binding protein, with amino-acid sequence MIKKTTCAFVMAAAAAMTGTAATADGHGEITVAYFLEWPMPMMAAKASGAYDEALGMKVNWVSFETGTAMSAAMASGDVQIALSQGVPPFVVATSGGQDLQIVDVAVSYSDNDNCVVHSDLEIDKDSASELAGKKVAVPLGTAAHYGFLRQMDHFGVDLASLSIVDMPPPEGANALGQKAVDFACGYGGGLTSMREHGNVLLTGPEKEELGILVFDVTSAPADYIAENGDVVAKFLKVTADANAEWAANPNDELLSIIANEAGMDLDAAKGAIATMKFPTIEEQLSAGWFGGNAAPFLKGVADVFVEAGSIDSALDSYEDAINTGPLEAAKDM; translated from the coding sequence ATGATCAAAAAAACTACATGTGCATTTGTTATGGCTGCAGCCGCCGCGATGACAGGCACCGCCGCAACGGCGGATGGCCACGGTGAAATCACCGTTGCCTACTTCCTGGAATGGCCAATGCCGATGATGGCGGCCAAAGCATCCGGCGCTTATGACGAAGCGCTTGGCATGAAAGTGAACTGGGTTTCCTTCGAAACCGGAACCGCGATGAGCGCCGCAATGGCCTCGGGTGACGTGCAGATCGCACTGTCGCAGGGTGTTCCACCTTTCGTTGTTGCCACATCCGGCGGCCAGGACCTGCAGATCGTCGACGTTGCGGTCAGCTACTCTGACAATGACAACTGCGTTGTGCATTCGGATCTGGAAATCGACAAGGATTCCGCAAGTGAACTGGCCGGCAAGAAAGTTGCGGTCCCACTTGGTACAGCTGCGCATTACGGCTTCCTGCGTCAGATGGACCACTTCGGTGTTGATCTGGCCAGCCTGTCCATCGTGGACATGCCTCCGCCAGAAGGTGCAAACGCACTGGGCCAGAAAGCCGTTGATTTTGCCTGTGGCTATGGCGGTGGTCTGACCAGCATGCGCGAGCATGGCAACGTGCTTTTGACTGGCCCTGAAAAGGAAGAGCTGGGCATTCTGGTGTTCGACGTGACATCTGCACCTGCCGACTACATCGCTGAAAATGGCGATGTTGTTGCCAAGTTCCTCAAAGTGACTGCTGACGCAAACGCCGAATGGGCTGCAAACCCCAACGACGAATTGCTGAGCATCATCGCAAACGAGGCCGGCATGGATCTGGACGCTGCCAAGGGCGCCATCGCAACCATGAAGTTCCCAACCATTGAAGAGCAGCTTTCTGCTGGTTGGTTCGGCGGTAACGCGGCACCATTCCTGAAGGGTGTAGCGGACGTCTTCGTCGAAGCAGGGTCCATCGACTCCGCGCTCGACAGCTATGAGGACGCGATCAATACCGGTCCGCTGGAAGCAGCCAAAGACATGTAA
- a CDS encoding ABC transporter permease, producing the protein MSDTSHGTGGLTFDKSKRQWPNELNVLGALFLIIAIFEALGAIFMGQSLLFDSNDRFDSIFNEARLRIIIIQVAIVGIIALGVTQVIITAGIDLSSGSVLGATAMIAMSFAQIAEVNGGPNPKAIFGPAFLDLPVLVPVLVGLGCGILAGVVNGVLVAFARIPPFIATLGMMLFARGVAQWWSTGNPVSFPTESYAVIGAGMNPVIIFLGLALLFHLIMNYTIYGKHTYAIGSNEAAARMSGINVPRHLVLVYAIAGMLAGLSAVILTSKNLTAQSGMGLSYELEAIAMAVIGGVSLFGGRGSIIGTVIGALIIGVITSGFTFLRLGAYYQEMVLGCIIVSAVALDQWQQKRAAARA; encoded by the coding sequence ATGTCAGATACCAGCCACGGCACCGGCGGCCTCACATTCGACAAATCAAAGCGACAATGGCCGAACGAATTGAATGTTCTCGGCGCGCTTTTCCTGATTATCGCCATCTTCGAAGCACTTGGCGCGATCTTCATGGGGCAAAGCCTGCTTTTTGACAGCAATGACCGCTTTGACAGCATCTTCAACGAGGCGCGGTTGCGGATCATCATCATTCAGGTGGCGATTGTCGGCATTATCGCACTGGGCGTCACGCAGGTGATCATTACGGCCGGGATTGATCTGTCATCCGGGTCCGTTCTGGGCGCGACAGCCATGATCGCCATGAGCTTTGCCCAGATAGCAGAGGTCAATGGTGGCCCGAACCCAAAGGCGATCTTTGGCCCCGCCTTCCTTGATCTGCCGGTTCTGGTCCCTGTTCTTGTCGGGCTTGGCTGCGGGATATTGGCGGGTGTCGTCAACGGCGTGCTGGTTGCCTTTGCGCGGATACCGCCCTTTATCGCCACGCTGGGCATGATGCTGTTTGCCCGCGGCGTGGCCCAGTGGTGGTCAACCGGCAACCCGGTTTCGTTCCCGACTGAATCCTACGCAGTCATCGGCGCAGGCATGAACCCGGTCATTATCTTTCTTGGTCTCGCGCTCTTGTTTCATCTGATCATGAATTACACGATCTATGGCAAACACACATATGCCATCGGCTCGAACGAGGCGGCGGCCCGGATGTCAGGCATCAACGTGCCGCGCCATCTGGTGCTGGTCTATGCCATTGCAGGCATGCTTGCGGGTCTCTCGGCCGTGATCCTGACATCCAAGAACCTGACGGCGCAATCAGGCATGGGGCTAAGCTACGAGCTTGAGGCCATCGCCATGGCTGTGATCGGTGGCGTATCGCTGTTCGGTGGGCGCGGTTCGATCATCGGCACGGTGATCGGCGCCCTGATTATCGGGGTGATTACATCCGGTTTCACCTTCCTTCGGCTTGGTGCGTATTATCAGGAAATGGTCCTTGGGTGCATCATCGTCAGCGCAGTTGCGCTGGATCAATGGCAGCAAAAACGCGCAGCGGCGCGGGCTTAG
- a CDS encoding substrate-binding domain-containing protein → MKKILLAAGLTSLMGTTAMAQQIGVSVARFDDNGLTVMRNGMTAHEETLDGVSLQIEDATDDVAKQLDQINNFIASGVDAIIVNAVDTNATEAMSAAAAAANVPLVYVNRQPINMDTLPDGQAFVASNEIESGTLKAFEICKNLRAEGKSGGATAYILMGQLSNQAAVQRTKDVEDVLGMDMCNFITVIDKQTAEWSRDKASDLMTNWLSSGEEFDAVFANNDEMAIGAIQAMKAAGISMDEVQVGGVDATSDALVAMQAGDLDVTVFQDLAGQGAGSIDTAIALINGEEVDKTVFIPFKLVTPENIGDFVQ, encoded by the coding sequence ATGAAAAAGATCCTTTTGGCCGCTGGCCTTACATCCTTGATGGGCACGACAGCCATGGCACAGCAGATCGGCGTGTCTGTTGCACGTTTTGACGACAACGGCCTGACCGTAATGCGGAACGGCATGACAGCGCACGAGGAAACGCTGGACGGCGTCAGCCTGCAGATCGAAGATGCAACCGATGATGTGGCCAAGCAACTCGACCAGATCAACAACTTCATTGCATCTGGCGTCGACGCGATCATCGTCAACGCAGTAGACACCAACGCGACCGAGGCCATGTCAGCCGCTGCCGCCGCGGCCAATGTGCCGCTGGTCTATGTAAACCGTCAGCCGATCAACATGGACACACTGCCAGATGGTCAGGCCTTTGTTGCATCCAACGAAATCGAGTCCGGCACGTTGAAAGCCTTTGAAATCTGCAAAAACCTGCGGGCTGAAGGCAAATCCGGTGGTGCGACAGCCTATATCCTGATGGGCCAGCTTTCCAACCAGGCCGCCGTTCAGCGCACCAAGGACGTCGAAGACGTGCTGGGCATGGATATGTGCAACTTCATCACGGTGATCGACAAGCAGACTGCGGAATGGTCCCGCGACAAGGCCTCTGACCTGATGACGAACTGGCTGTCATCCGGCGAAGAGTTCGACGCGGTCTTTGCCAATAACGACGAAATGGCAATTGGCGCGATCCAGGCGATGAAAGCGGCTGGTATCTCGATGGACGAAGTTCAGGTTGGCGGCGTTGACGCGACATCTGACGCCCTTGTTGCCATGCAGGCAGGCGATCTGGATGTGACCGTATTCCAGGATCTTGCCGGTCAGGGTGCCGGGTCGATTGACACCGCAATCGCGCTGATCAACGGCGAAGAAGTCGACAAGACAGTCTTCATTCCGTTCAAACTCGTAACGCCGGAAAATATCGGTGATTTCGTCCAGTAA
- the iolG gene encoding inositol 2-dehydrogenase, with product MTVRFGVLGAGRIGQVHARAIASVDGASLQAVADPMAQAAKAVQDAYGGDIRTIDAIAAADDIDAVVICTPTDTHADLIEQFAKAGKAIFCEKPVDLSLDRVKTCLQTVTAQNAKLMVGFQRRFDPDFLALKEAINRGEIGKVEMVTLTSRDPGAPPVSYIERSGGIFRDMTIHDFDVARWLLDEDIVTVYAATSNLVDPAIGAAGDFDSANVVLTTPSGAQCTITNSRRATYGYDQRIEVHGSEGSVSVENHKRSRIEIANAAGYQTPPLLDFFMSRYLDAYAAEIASFVAALQSGSAMTPTGHDGMMALALADAAVKSVETGRAVAVSEVLG from the coding sequence ATGACGGTCAGATTTGGCGTTCTGGGCGCAGGACGGATTGGGCAGGTGCACGCGCGGGCCATCGCATCCGTGGACGGTGCATCATTGCAGGCAGTCGCCGATCCGATGGCACAGGCCGCAAAGGCCGTCCAGGATGCCTATGGCGGCGATATCCGCACAATTGATGCAATCGCTGCGGCAGATGATATTGACGCGGTCGTCATCTGCACCCCCACTGACACGCATGCAGACCTGATCGAGCAGTTTGCCAAGGCGGGCAAGGCGATCTTTTGCGAAAAGCCTGTCGATCTGTCGCTCGACCGCGTCAAAACCTGCCTGCAAACAGTCACGGCACAGAATGCCAAGCTGATGGTTGGGTTTCAGCGCCGGTTCGACCCCGATTTTCTGGCCCTGAAAGAGGCCATTAACCGGGGCGAAATCGGCAAGGTTGAAATGGTCACGCTGACGTCACGCGATCCGGGCGCGCCGCCTGTGTCCTATATTGAACGCTCCGGCGGGATATTCCGGGATATGACGATCCACGACTTTGATGTGGCCCGCTGGTTGCTGGATGAAGACATCGTCACGGTCTATGCGGCCACATCCAACCTTGTTGATCCGGCCATCGGGGCTGCCGGTGACTTTGACAGTGCAAACGTGGTTCTGACGACCCCAAGCGGGGCCCAATGCACAATCACCAATTCACGCCGCGCTACCTATGGCTATGATCAGCGGATCGAGGTTCACGGATCCGAGGGGTCCGTTTCGGTGGAGAACCACAAAAGATCGCGGATCGAGATCGCCAATGCAGCGGGATATCAGACCCCGCCACTGCTTGATTTCTTCATGTCCCGCTATCTGGATGCTTACGCCGCTGAAATTGCGTCATTTGTAGCTGCCTTGCAAAGCGGCAGTGCCATGACACCCACCGGTCACGACGGCATGATGGCCCTCGCCCTGGCAGATGCGGCAGTCAAATCGGTGGAAACCGGGCGCGCAGTGGCGGTCTCAGAGGTTCTGGGATAG